The following proteins come from a genomic window of Sorghum bicolor cultivar BTx623 chromosome 3, Sorghum_bicolor_NCBIv3, whole genome shotgun sequence:
- the LOC8079614 gene encoding putative methyltransferase DDB_G0268948 has protein sequence MANLFLKQAKQYVATRPVYPPELFDFIASKTPRRDMAWDVGTGNGQAAASLATLYEAVVGTDTSAQQLAYATRLPNVRYVHTPPDLPLEGIHATVAAPASVDLITVAQAFHWLDLPRFYAQARSVLRHGHGVLAAWCYTEPRIDAAVDAVFWRLYHGSENYWAPNRRMVDDEYRSADFPFDPVEGETHTGPFQFSTHRRMDLDDYLMYITSWSAYQTAKDNGVELLDEDTVQEFAAAWGGDGKEVKTVTYPIFLRIGKVR, from the exons ATGGCGAACCTGTTCCTGAAGCAGGCGAAGCAGTACGTGGCGACGCGGCCGGTGTACCCGCCGGAGCTCTTCGACTTCATCGCCTCCAAGACCCCTCGCCGCGACATGGCCTGGGACGTCGGCACCGGCAACGGCCAGGCCGCAGCATCG CTAGCGACGCTGTACGAGGCCGTGGTGGGCACGGACACGAGCGCGCAGCAGCTCGCCTACGCGACGCGCCTCCCCAACGTCCGCTACGTCCACACCCCGCCGGACCTGCCGCTGGAGGGGATCCACGCCACCGTCGCCGCGCCGGCGTCCGTGGACCTCATCACCGTCGCGCAGGCCTTCCACTGGCTCGACCTCCCGCGCTTCTACGCGCAGGCGCGCTCCGTGCTGCGCCACGGCCACGGCGTGCTCGCCGCCTGGTGCTACACCGAGCCACGCATCGACGCCGCCGTCGACGCCGTGTTCTGGCGCCTGTACCACGGGTCGGAGAACTACTGGGCGCCCAACCGCCGGATGGTCGACGACGAGTACCGGAGCGCCGACTTCCCGTTCGACCCCGTCGAGGGGGAGACGCACACGGGGCCGTTCCAGTTCTCCACGCACCGGCGGATGGACCTGGATGACTACCTCATGTACATCACCTCATGGTCCGCGTACCAGACGGCCAAGGATAACGGCGTCGAGCTGCTCGACGAGGACACCGTGCAGGAGTTCGCCGCAGCATGGGGCGGCGACGGCAAGGAGGTGAAGACCGTCACGTACCCCATCTTCCTCAGGATTGGCAAGGTAAGGTGA